The Euphorbia lathyris chromosome 4, ddEupLath1.1, whole genome shotgun sequence genomic interval TATTTGtcatgaaaaatgatgaagTAATTTCCCTTGGTCCTATTTTATATGCAATGACAAGAAGTGGAAGCAGTAAAATAAGCTGCATAGGCAGTGTTAAAACCTGCGAAGAAACATATAATCTATGTTTTCcagttttcttttttgtttgtgGTTCAAATTTCAGTGCACTTGGTGCTGTCTAGAAGTTCGATTTCTTCACTGAATAATAGTTCTGGGTTAGTTTTGGTGAATTTCATTTTGCTTGCAACTTGGACCAGAAGTCACCTTGGGTATAGCATATTCGCTTGACGCTTAGAAACCATTGTGGTAGGACTTGATGAAACTAATGAGAAGGCCCATATTCATCTATCTAACAATCTAAATGCAGCTATAGCCATTGTTaaagatataaaattactcttcgGGTACTTGTCAAACAAGTTTGAGCTTTTAACAAAAGCTTTGAAATTATATCATGGTTGCTTCCATCTggttatttatatttttcagcACTACCTAAGACTACATTTGCCTCTCCTCACTTTAAGCTCAAATGCTCAATAACATTTCGTTTGTGGTGGTGTGCTAGATAGAAATAGAAAAGTGTTTTTTGGGTTCTCGTATACAAGGTTGAGCTTTCATTTGCACTTTATTACCATAACCACTTGACTGGAATGAAGGAATTATATTTTGTTGGCACCTCTTAATTGATGGGTACCACTTTTCATGGAAAGCTAAAAAGGGAAAAggggtgttttttttttttgtcattttgagAGCTTGAGGAAAATTGATATTGAAAAGATTAGGGATCTAATGCTAAGTGTTCAATGCATGATGAACATACTAGATATTGGTTAATGCACATATATGCCtttggaaaatattttgttttaagaAACGAGTTTCCAATTTTTTACAATTACAGAACGGTTACCCGAAAGGTTTCCTTGGAGTTTACAAGAGTTTCAGAAACAGAAAAATTCCTAAATGTGGAAACGCTTCTTCAATATTAAAGTTGCTTGCATCATAGATTGTTATGAATGTTATAGTTTATGCTGCTTGAATAACAATTAAAGAATTTGCAGGTGTATTTTTTTTGGgtcatatttatatattgctGAACAAGCTGTTTTTAGCTTTGATTTGATTGCATTTATATGTTGCTTCTCTTCTCTAAATGTCATTCATTCTTTAACAGGGTTTGCAGAATTCAAAATCAGCTTTTGAGAGAAGCCGCTTTAATCTAGTGCGCTTCTGTGCCATTCCTATATAGCATTTTTCCTAAATGTTCAGTATATTATTTTTCTAATGAAACCCAATTCTTTGTTAAGGAATTCAGGTTAATGCAGTTGTGAATGTTGAAGCAAAAAAGAAGTATGAGTTTTTGGAATCGATAAGTGCTATTATGGATGCTCATCTGAGATTTTTTAAGCTGGTGTTCTTTTTTCATCCATTAGCAACAACTTTATTCTATATGCATTAAGTGCTCTTTTGTGTGGCTGAACAATTTTCTTTGTTTATATTTAGGGGTATGACTTATTTAGCCAAATGGAGCCATTTATTCATCAGGTGAGAATGTGGTTTACCCttggttagataatttttagTATCATCTTCTTAGCTTGCAGAAGGGTTTTCTTTAAATCATTTCGTTACcttgataaaataaatgttaTTTCGAAAAGAGAAGGCCAAATTGTGGTCTTAGAACTATGAATTAACAGTAAGTTTAGAAAATGAAAAGTTATTCTGTACGGTATAGACAGAAGTTAATAATACTATTATTGCTTTCCATTTCTGATCTTCTCGTTTGCAGTGATATTGATACATACTGAAGTTGTTGAAATTGTGTAGTAAGCATGACAAAAAAATTGCAGTGGTATTAATGCATATGATTGTTTCTGTTATTGTTTCTTCTAAATATTATGTTAACATATTCTTAACATTTTCTCTCGTCaatttcttatattttaaaACACCATAATGTGGAATGGAAGACAAATATAGAAAGCCTAGAAAGGTTTTGTTTTGGCCCAAAAGTCGAAACTGAACAATCTGAGCggatattttagtaattattaTTTGGTTATTCCATTAGGTCTAGTATTTTAAGGTAATTCAGTTTTTGGTTTTTTGACTCAATGTGCACCAGCGCATccttaattgttaattaatgcatactttttttttttgccacatCACAGGCATTTTGCTGCATTTAAAATCAATTAGGTTCTCTGCACATCCAtctcccttttcttttctttttctctcttttgtaACAGGAATTTGAATCATAAACATATTGATACTGTAGAAGATACGATGACAAATAGAACTAAGATGGTGCAGAGGAAAGAGTTGCGAAGGCTTAGGGCCTGTCTTTTATTGGAAGAATACAGTTGTTTATGGTTTGGATTGTCTAGTTTGTATTAGATTAGGACTGAGTCTTGGACTAGCAGTCCAAGTGAACTTGATTTCCTAGTTAACCTACCTTTGGGTTACAAGAGTTAGACAAGGATTTGTCTCCTTGAGATAGTCGGACACttgatgtatatatatatatagaagattCATTAATGTTAATATTGTGTCTGtaaatatggtatcagagccacaaAAGGTTTAAAAACCGAACATCCTAATCTATGGCTTTCTGAGAACAATTTGAAATGGAAATCAAGAAAAAAATTCTGGACGTATTCATCTTTTCGCTATGTCTGTTTGATTctaaaccctctctcaatcttccaatttataatttaattttttcttcGCATATTTTTCTTCTCCCTcaccattgttttttttttctcatccTCAAAGGTTAGTCGAACCCTTTTCTCTTTAGGgttagagaattcaaaaatctgCTTAGTTCTCCATCAATCGTTTATGTGATACTGGTCACTAAATTTGTAGATGAATCAATGTAAGATGCGATGCAGAAGTTCATCAATGGTGGTTTACTGTGTCTATTTGTTTAGCTCTTTTTGCTGTTGAAAGTTTTTCATAAAGCAATTACAACTCGTCTTCTCAGTCCGATCGTTCggttgtttttttgtttttcttcctTCATCGTCTGCTCAATTCAGATTATCTGATTTCGTTTGTTCTGTTCAAACCATATCTGTTTAAAATTTTTTCACTCCGAATTTTCTCAATTGTTCTGGTTCCCTCTGATTtgatttattattaatatttttttcctatCTGTTCATCAGCGTAGCTTTCctctctttttatttattctttcaaaaTCCAAAATATGCTTTAGGGTTCTATTGTTTTTTGGTTCCCGTTTTTCTGGTCTCCCTTTTCTCTAAACCTCTTCTTCCATTCTATGTTTCTGCTTCCTTAAGTTTTTCAATTTTCCATTGATTCTAGGGATGGCAGTTTAGTTGATATTTTGAGtcttttcttctcttctctaATTTTAGGGATGGCGGTTTAGTTGATATTTTGAgtcctttcttctcttctctaaAGGAAATTGATGTTTCCATCCTCTTCCCAATTCAAACCCTAACTGGAATTTCCAGTTTCGGCTCTTTTTCTTCCGTCCAATTTTTTAGGTTATGCTATGTTTGTCCCGGTGAGGTTATGTTATGCAGATGAAAATGAAGGCAGTTTGCACAAAGTTTGTGCGCGTAGAAATGTTCAAAAATGTCTTCAGTCTGATGATCATAGAATTAGCTGTCTTGCATAGTCCTATCTATGCCAGCAAAAGATTTGCTTGATTGTATGACGGTTGGTCTGAGGACCGTCCATCCGTTTGTTCGAGCTTCGGTAAACTCGTCTTGAATTGTGGGGATAGTATAATGACTCCTATGGGCCAAAGacctttttctctttctttaggCCAATTGCCACTTTCTGGTTCTTTGATACAAGCTGACGGTTCGTCCACTCCCTGTTCAGCTTGAGGAGGAGTATTGGAAGAATACAGTTGTTTACAGTTTGGATTGTGTAGTTTGTATTAGATTAGGACCGAGTCTTGGACTAGCAGTCCAATTGAACTTGATATCCTAGTTAACCTAACTTTGGGTTACAAGAGTTAGACAAGGATTTGTCTCCTTGAGATAGTCAGACACttgatgtatatatatatatagaagattCATTAATGTTAATATATATTGTCTGTAAAAATTTCCAACATATTATTATAATATCTTTGTGGTGATGTGGCCTCTTACTTGGTGGATGGGAGAAAGGAATGCATTTAGGCCACGCCAATTGAATTTACATTTTGAGTTCATTCATTAACTCCTAGTTGGCTGTTATATTTTGTGGTGCAACTAAGGTTGCTCCTGGATATCTCATTCACATTCACTCAAAAAGTAACAAGTGGGTACTTGGTGCTTGTCTAGCATCTTGAATGTCAAGTTTACAGAACAAATTAGGGATGCATCAATGGACAATGGTTGTATTGGCAAATGAAAAGAGAAACTGAGAAATATGTATGATGATAGAATGCAATTGTGATTAACTAGAAAAGCTGCAGGTAATTGCATTATATTTGTGCAGCAGAGGTTTGCTTTTTCTGTTCTATgatttaaaaatagaaaaggaATTTGGGGGAACTGTAGGCTTAATTGAGGCTGAATATAGAGTTCTATTTTTTTGCAAATTTAAAGATCAAATTTCCAGTGTATATATTCCATTCAGTTAGAATATGCAAATACCACATATCTAGACTTCAAGCATTGTCTGAAGTAGCATTGTTGATTTGAATGATTTACTTGATACACGTTGATTTATTTATTGTCACTGTATATGCGTCCTTTGGGTGATAGATTGACATGGTCACAAGTTCATTGAGAAATCGTATATTTTCTCTGAGTGATTAAATTGGACAAGCTTGGCATGACTTCCAAGGAAACATAATTTATGATGAATATTTTTCCTCAAACAGGTTTTAACTTATGCACAGCAATCAAAAGAACTGGCTAATACCGAACAAGATAAACTTGCAAAACGGATTCAGGAATTCAGAACCCAGGCTGAGTACGAAAGTAATCATGCTTCTAGTGATACAGAGCCTTCAACAAGCGTTGACGGTCTCCGTGTTGTTGGTGTGAGCTCATATAGAAACGTAGAAGCAGTTATGCAGCATACTGCAAATGGGGAAGTAAGTTGTtggttttctcttttcttttctgccCTCCCTCCCAAGATCGTGTAACCAAATAGAAGGCTCACTGCATGTGATGCCCTTTCTTTCCCTTAATTTGCATCGGGTgttatgaaatttcctcaagcaTGATATGAATTTTGTGATCAATAGTGGGACCATTGTATAAAACTGTTGTTTCAGAAGGCAGTCCCCAAGACTACACTAGTTGTTCTTTAACTATTTTCTCTCTATCTCCCTCTCTCTGTTTTCTCTTGTTTTAAACTTGAAAAACATGTGAAGTCATCCTTGTCCTGATGGTAATTTTAAGCATATTATAATTAAGATTGAGTTGAATATTTGATCTTTGATATGCTTGAAATATGGTTGAGTGGGAAAGGCAACGAGTGATAGGAAATTCTTGGTGCAAGACCATTTGGTTCATGCTGTGTTTTATGCTAATGCTAGATAGTGCTTTGTATATGTATTTCTTCCATCATCCTAAATGCTTTTCtggcaatatttttttttattagaagatTGAGAAAAATATTGCAGTCCTCTCTCTCTCCAAAGTTTTCATGATTTACTTCAATTAAAGCTAGTTtcttaaaacaaataaatagcaatcgtaataataaaaaaaaaaacataagacCCACTCAATCAGTGGGAGCTAGTTTCATGCTTCAATTAGTTTTTCGGAGTTTCATAGCACAATTTGATAGCTGAATGAAAGCGTTTTGTGCAAGTTATGTACTTACACTACAATAGTTGTTAATTCAAGTTATATGACACTTCATCAAACACTTCCATCTTTTCTAGTCAAAGAAAAAATAGTTGTTGAGGTATTTTCTTTGTCCATTTTTTAGGTCACGACTCTCAAACAAGGATATCTATTAAAACGTTCTGCTAGTTCGAGGATGGATTGGAAGAGAAGGTTCTTTGTATTAGACAGTCAAGGGACTTTGTTCTATTACAGGAATAAGGGTAATAGGCCAATGGTACGTGTTCTTTTATCTTAATCAACTATGATCAATCTATTTTAGTTAGAAAATTAGGGATTTAGGCATGCATAATTTTGGAAATCTATTTATTGGGATCAGTACATAAATGCTAAAGATTACAAACTTGCAGCATCATGAAAGACAGACATATATTAGTATTTTAATAGCTGGAATATGTGTTGAGTTACTCCATGTAACTTTCATAGAGTCATTGCCTTTGTGAACTCCATAATTTGTTTGAATTCACCTTCACTAAAAGTTGTTCACCTGCCTTGAACTTCAGTTTTCCTATCTTCCAATTGCTTGTATGTAATTATATAGACCCAAACACAGAGCAAAATAGAGCTTGTATTGATAGTTCTTCTCTGGTAACCATAAAGGAACAAGATTACAGTACTGCAAAACACAAAGGAAAAATGAACGAGACTAAGCTCAACACCTACTAGAGGAGAAATCCGCTCTCCCCAAATAACCATACGGCtaaatttgtaccttatcccttcATTTTATAAAACTTCACActgctttatatatatatatatatatattatcctTTTTTAAGTAGCACCTAGGATGGCGCCTAGCTTGGGCGATTTGATGTCTGATCACCTTAATGGGGCATAGCACTTTTAACAACACTAGCTAATATACTGTATATTATCCAATTTTGTATAATGATCTTCTTGGATGTCTGTGATCCATGCTTCAGAAAATAACAATATTATGAAAATATTGATATGACTCTCTCTGTAAGTAGTTGGCTTTGCTCAGATTAGATATAGTCGATACTAAACCAAGATAAATGGATCATCTCCCAATAGctatataatatatgatttcaTCATCTCTTTGATATGTATTTCAATAAGCATACTATTGTGGCATTTTTTGAGTGGCTTGTCATACTAAAGTTTGGTAAAAACAAGAAAGCACGCAAAAATTGGAAAGATGTATGGTACGGGTGTCCAATTGTGATGTTGAATACACAAGAGTTCTTATTAAAAAGATGTGTATGGGTAAAGAAGTTCATCTAGGAGTTTTAAGGCATTCCTTGTATAGAGTTGTACATTATATGCCAGTGCCTGATTAGGATCAGAAGTGATGAGTCATTGGCAAGGGCCCTTACACTGCAACTGTTCAGCGTGGACATGAAAACTGGTCCACTAGACGTAAATGTTTATATTTATGCAGAAGGGCCAGTTAATGAAAAGGTTGATACTTTTGGCTAGAGACTACGAGTAAATAGTTAACTTTTCTTCATTATCATATGGAGCTTGAATACTGTTGCTTTCCTTTATGCATCTGATAATATATTCACATTCTTATATTTGTGCATCTCTCAATTTCCGTAGAAATTGGAATATGCCCTGAGTTGTATAAATTAAGCAATAATAGCAAAAAgtttagaatctggtttagttTTACCCTTGCTGTAAGTTCATATTATATTTCTGTTCCTATCAGGGCTTTCAACATCGCTCAGTTTCCTCAAGTGAACATAACAGTAGCGTCTTTGCTAGATTTCGTTCAAGGCAAAATAAAGCATCCTCACTTAGTGAGGGAAACCTAGGTTGCCATGTTATTGATCTTCACACTTCAACATTAAAGATTGACTCAGATGACTCAGATCTAAGACTATGCTTCAGAATAATATCTCCTTCGAAATCGTACACATTGCAGGTGATATATTGGTTCTActcgtttttattttttatttttaatatttcaagGCTTTTTTACTTTGTGGATGATCAACTTGTGTATTCATCTAGGTTGTATGTCTAACGGATGGAAATCTTATGTGCAATGTTGTAAGCTGATGAGGATAATAGGCACTTAATTATGTTGCAACAAAAATTCCGTTGATAACAACatggaaaaaaattatttcgATCCACTCAGGATGCAAAGCATTATAGAGAGTAGAAATGACATAATGATTTTGAGGGTATTGGAGTACTATGAACCAGGGACTACTTGGTAAATGTTATAAAGGGCTAAATAACTCCTTTAGAAACAATTAGGAACATTTTATAGTATATgcttaattgattatattacaTTAGAATAAACTATATGAAATATGAGAGAAGAAATTGACATGTCAGATTCAGAACTATTTTGCTGTTAGACATCCTTTTATGTCCTATCTGTAGTATTGTTAACATATTATGTATTGTTCCAATACCCATATGCATTTGGTGGTCACATCTGTTTTGAGAAGGACTGCTGACCAACAGAAACtacaaccaattggctcaataTCCAGTTTCTGTTGCCTACCATTTCAGTTGTTGGCCGTTGATAGAAGTGGTGCTCACAACCATATTCTTTAGAGGGTCCCTAAACATTGGTGAACATGAATCTTGGTCAAATATATTTGGTTCAATAGTTGTCACTTCAGAATAGCCTCTTCATCTCTGCAATCTCACTTTAGCAACTGGtttaatagttttaaatatatgcTATATCTTATTCAACTATTGCATCACATTGATATATGCCATAAACAGAGTTGCAGAACTGCAGTATTTATTCAGCAATTTGATATTTTCTTAgattattctctctctctctctctctctctcctttaaTTAAGATAGCAAATATTATGTATAAATCATTTGACTCGTCTCTGTTTCCGGTCTTGTCAGGCTGAGAGTGGAGCTGATAGAATGGATTGGGTAAATAAAATTACAGGAGTTATTGCATCACTTTTAAACTTTCATCTTCTACAACAGGTTGTTGTCTGCATTGTTTATACTGAAATTTGATACCTATAGGTTTCACATACGTAAAATATCACACCACCTTTTGCAGCCACTTCCAAGGATGAAACATCTGGAACATGAGAATAGAAGTGGATCTCCATCTGCTGTTCAACGACTACTAAGTCATTTACATTCGGAAGATGACATGAAAGTTACTAGAGCTGATTGTGTTTCTGTAACTCTTAGAAAAATTCCTGGAAATGATCTGTGTGCTGAGTGTAGTGCTCCTGACCCTGATTGGGCATCTCTTAATCTTGGTGTATTGTTGTGTATCGAGTGCTCAGGCGTTCATCGCAATCTTGGCGTCCATATATCAAAGGTGAAACATCAAAATCAATCTTGTAATTTAAAAGTCCATACTTCGTTAATTTGGGTTAACAGTAGTACTATTTATGTTATAACTTGAGAAGCAGTAGGCAGTCTCTTCTAGCATAAAAGACGTGAGAATGAGACAATATTTGAGATCAGGGATCATTAAAAACTTAGAAAAAGAAGACttcatttttatcaatcaaccTTCAAATACGGCAAGCTTACAACTATGTAACAACACCTGTGAAGCCTTCATTCCAAATACCTCTAGGGAAATCATCAATAGTAGAGAAACCTCTTTGAACTGGAAATACTAGTGATAGGAGAAAGACTCCATATTTCGAGATTTTATACGATACTCTCATAGTTCCAAGTGGGCATCCTACTTGGAACTAACAACCAATGGGGATGCTCCATTTGAGGGGATCCCGCAATAAGACAAGTGGGGTCCacccattatttttaaaatattatcttAGAAAACTCAATGAAGTACAGAGGCAGTATGGTACTTTTCAATAACTCTTTACCAGATTTTCTCAATTAATTTCTATTTTCTTAGAAATAAAACTTTGATTCTTATAATGTTTCTTGAGGATTAGGCTTGAGTACCCTATGTAAGTATGCACTCAACACCTTTAAGAACACAAGAATTTCTTATTGTGCTTATGCTTTTGCAAAGTAAAGAGAAGGTAAAAAACCATAGGGCTTTTTCTTTCTATTGTTATTTTTGGTGTAGGCGTTGTGGTAAAGATTTTCCTAACTATAATAAGCTTATTTATCAATTTCAGTTTAGACTATTGCGTAATGTAAGTTCTAAATCAATTTACTGTGTTTTCATTACTGTGGGATCACCACAATGTGAAGTGTAAAAATTACTTCATTTGGGCAATAAAAGATCGAATGAGCCAAAAGCTATTTTACATTTAATATCATTTTTAATAGATAATTTCTGCGAAATCTACAGGTGAGATCATTAACATTAGATGTGAAGGTTTGGGAACCTACAATCTTGAACTTGTTCCATGCTCTTGGTAATGCTTATTGTAACTCTATATGGGAAGCAATACTTTCTGTTGCAAGTGAGAGGTAAGCCTTCTTGAGCTGCGTTCTAAATATTATCTAATTTTTATGTGTATAAAGACAACAAAGTCTGAAATTATgctctgttctttatttgaaGTCAATTTTCGAAAGCTTTCAAAATGAACTGTAAAAATGAAATTAACTTCATCCAAAACTATAATAAAATCTAAGTTAGGTTTTTCTCAATTTGGCAATGTTGCACAAGACAAAATCATAAACACTAGCATGATAGTGTGAAACTATTTGAAGATCATATTTGTCTTACCCGATGCTAATTGATTTAATCACTGAAGTTTGGAGACCATTAATAAATGGCATAAATACTTATTTGGCCCCTGCGGAATACAAATTTTGCCATTTGCCCCCTTTGTTttggtattattttgtaaaattggccCCGTGTGGTATTTCCATAGGTGACATTTAAACCATTTTGGATGAAAATTTATCTGATTTGCTAATTATTCTTACATTACACAACTTTTAACACGAGACATGTATACGGGCcaattgttttaattatttttttccatATAGACTTTATATgtagataaataagaaaaaaaaattaaagcttGATTTTATCCACATATTAATTCTATATGGAAAAAAATTAAGACAATTGGCACATGTACATGTCACATGTTAAAAATTGTGTCATgctaaaaatttaacaaatcagATAAATTTTCATCCAAAATGGGTCAAAAATGTCACATATGGGAATACTTCAGGAGccaaatgttaccaaataatacCACATGGGGAAAATGACAAAAATTTGGATACCACAGGGGCCAAATAGGGCTTTATTCCTTAATAAATTTGTATAATTGTGGAAAGCTTTGAATTTTTTGGAGGTTATTAGCTCTATTAAAGGTCTATAAATGTTTCCTAGAAATCTAATTTCAATTAGTATTTGCATAATCTTCATTTTTGTAACAGAGTGAATATAAGAAAATACTATTGTATCTATTCCATTAGAAAGCTAGGGTATTTATAAGAGTCAATCAAAGATGAAATATGTAAATCGCTATGATTAAGCTATCTCTATAATCATGTTATAACAGTTATTATACAACTATTAACAACTAATATTCACATCTGTAACACCCCCTAATGCTGGAGCATAGATATTTATCATGCTTAGCTTGTTACAAATATAAGTAACTTGCCTAAGCTTTAGTAAAGACATCAACTAGTTAGATGAGATGAGAGCAAAAGAAATGATCTGAGAAGCCATAGTAAAGAAGTCAACTAGTTGTTAGATGAGATGAGAGCAAAAGAAGCTATTGGAGACTAGAGGAAGTGACTGTTGAAGAATAAGCTACTGAATTATTTATATTAGCCCAAGACAACGGTGGGGATGACCTTCCAAACATGAACAATCTGCTTCAATGGCAGTAATGATAAAATCCATAAATGAACTTTATCCACAAAGCCGTTCACTAAGGTAAAGGAAGTCTAAACGCAAAGAAATAGCGTGATCTTCTGCAAACAACTTTTTAACACAATAAAAACGTAATACTAAATATCAGAAACGCCAAGTTGAAGACATTGACATATACTTCACGTCTTAACTTAAGTACCTAACTAGTGCTACTAAACTAATAATCATTCATTGTCAATcaaaaaaacacacacacacacacacaaaaaaaaaaactaataatcgTCATCAAGATCATTCTTAAGATTAATATCGTCCTCTCCATAGTCTCCATTATCATATTCATCTCCAATCGGCTCgagtttcttctgtttttgcGTGTCGCAATTTCTGTTTGAGTGAAGACTATTCTTTACATGACTCTGCTCTTAATCCCTCTCTAGTCTTTCTATATTTACGTCTGTTGATATTCTTATTTagattaagtttatttaaattagattagtggttgagattaatcaACCATTTGTTTTAcacaaaacagtaaaaaaaaaccTAATGAAAACAGTATATGTTACTGAGGTGCTCCTTGACTCAGGCTCTGAAGCCCAGGCGACGCGCACAAGGcgtgcctttaacaactatgatcTCCCCTAATGGAGGTTGGAGGTCATGAGGTTAATACTCAATCTCTtcaatattcataaaaaaagataaaataaaggAAGCTAGGTATTCATACAAGAGTCAAgcgaaagaaaaaggaaaggtgATAAATGTAAGTCCCTATGACTAAGCTATCCCTATAAAAATGCTATAACAGTTAATATACAGCTACTAACAACTAATATTCACATCTGTAACAACAATTTGCTGAAGTTGAAGAGGAAACAATCTGCAacgtttttttccttttttaagaATTATGAAATGTTTATTCTATATTAGGCTTTAGGCATTGGATTAGGTCAAATGTTGCTCAATGAGAATGGCGTGATTTGGTCAATGGTCTACGCCTAACTCTATTAGGCTTTTAGGCATTAGATTAGGTCAAATGTTGCTCAATGAGAATGGAGTGATTTGGTCAATGGTCTATGCCTAACTCTTTTTTGTTTATCTGCTATTGTCTACAGTATTATCAGATTACTTACAAATTAAATTCTGCAAGTAGTTAATTTGACTATTCTATTACATTACAACTCGTTGAATCTAATTATTCCATACAGAGCAGATGAATTTAGTATTATCTCATCTTCAATTGCAAAACCATGCCCTAAAGATGCTATTTGCCGAAAAGAGAAATATATTCAGGCAAAGGTACTTATTAAAATTCTGATTTTCTCATTAAATGCATGTTAATGTTCATCCATATATAATTGACACTGATTTATTGAATTTGCATCaaaatcctcaatcatctagGACACATTCTGTTTTGATTTGAGCTTGATCAGCTTAGTTGGATTAATTTGATATCTAAATGATTAACTGGGGACCAAATGATGCAACTAAGAACCTTGGTCAAGTTGTGAATATTGGGATCATGACAATACTTTAGGTTTGATTGCTTCCATAGGACTAGGTCCCGCCCATTTTCTGCTTGTGAAGCGTTACTGTTGAAGATCAAGGACATTGGTATCTTAGATTATTGAGTTTGAGGTGATGATTAATAAGAATTTTTAATTGTTTCTTTCATGAGTTCAATGGATGATTTTGGAATTTTGTTaatgtcagatattaatatgaattcgGCATTTAAAtatcagcttaagcttttagttcaattggttcatGACATGGTATGATAGCCTTTTATACCAAGTGATCAAAGGTTCAATTCCTGGCA includes:
- the LOC136225914 gene encoding ADP-ribosylation factor GTPase-activating protein AGD4-like isoform X2 — encoded protein: MASLGEASSADTSFADSLEAFGGGQDDPVSVSIGGPIMTKFIGAFRELATYKEFLRSQVEHVLIDRLVQFMDGDLKNAKESRKRFEKAVHAYDQSREKFVSLKKNTRGDIIEELEEGLQNSKSAFERSRFNLVNAVVNVEAKKKYEFLESISAIMDAHLRFFKLGYDLFSQMEPFIHQVLTYAQQSKELANTEQDKLAKRIQEFRTQAEYESNHASSDTEPSTSVDGLRVVGVSSYRNVEAVMQHTANGEVTTLKQGYLLKRSASSRMDWKRRFFVLDSQGTLFYYRNKGNRPMGFQHRSVSSSEHNSSVFARFRSRQNKASSLSEGNLGCHVIDLHTSTLKIDSDDSDLRLCFRIISPSKSYTLQAESGADRMDWVNKITGVIASLLNFHLLQQPLPRMKHLEHENRSGSPSAVQRLLSHLHSEDDMKVTRADCVSVTLRKIPGNDLCAECSAPDPDWASLNLGVLLCIECSGVHRNLGVHISKVRSLTLDVKVWEPTILNLFHALGNAYCNSIWEAILSVASERADEFSIISSSIAKPCPKDAICRKEKYIQAKYVEKLLVIREPSESGTFSYTSSIWQAVKTNNLRDVYRYIVFSNVKIINTTFDEVVGNELCHYVDATEMKQQYDPADCQRIVDSKDPGSCLQGCSLLHLACHNGNLVMVELLLQFGANVNLRDFHGRTPLHLCISKGDYSLAKFLLGRGASQSVRDGGGLSVLERAMEKGAITDEELFIMLAES
- the LOC136225914 gene encoding ADP-ribosylation factor GTPase-activating protein AGD4-like isoform X1: MAAFINLQDSPMFQKEICSLEQIADELSDRCQRLYKGCHRFMASLGEASSADTSFADSLEAFGGGQDDPVSVSIGGPIMTKFIGAFRELATYKEFLRSQVEHVLIDRLVQFMDGDLKNAKESRKRFEKAVHAYDQSREKFVSLKKNTRGDIIEELEEGLQNSKSAFERSRFNLVNAVVNVEAKKKYEFLESISAIMDAHLRFFKLGYDLFSQMEPFIHQVLTYAQQSKELANTEQDKLAKRIQEFRTQAEYESNHASSDTEPSTSVDGLRVVGVSSYRNVEAVMQHTANGEVTTLKQGYLLKRSASSRMDWKRRFFVLDSQGTLFYYRNKGNRPMGFQHRSVSSSEHNSSVFARFRSRQNKASSLSEGNLGCHVIDLHTSTLKIDSDDSDLRLCFRIISPSKSYTLQAESGADRMDWVNKITGVIASLLNFHLLQQPLPRMKHLEHENRSGSPSAVQRLLSHLHSEDDMKVTRADCVSVTLRKIPGNDLCAECSAPDPDWASLNLGVLLCIECSGVHRNLGVHISKVRSLTLDVKVWEPTILNLFHALGNAYCNSIWEAILSVASERADEFSIISSSIAKPCPKDAICRKEKYIQAKYVEKLLVIREPSESGTFSYTSSIWQAVKTNNLRDVYRYIVFSNVKIINTTFDEVVGNELCHYVDATEMKQQYDPADCQRIVDSKDPGSCLQGCSLLHLACHNGNLVMVELLLQFGANVNLRDFHGRTPLHLCISKGDYSLAKFLLGRGASQSVRDGGGLSVLERAMEKGAITDEELFIMLAES